AGTAATCAGCCGCTTCTGCGAATCTTTTGCACCTTGCCCTGGCTCAGGCTGCGCCACAGCCATTCGGCCGGACCCATCGCGAATCGAGTCGCATAGGGTTGCGACCAGAGCAGCATCGCCGCCCAGGCGCCGATCACGAACAGCGGCAGCACCGCTGGACGGACATGGGCGAAGAAGCCCAGGCCCCAGCCGTAGAAGATGGCGGTCATGACCAGGCTGGTGCCCAGATAGTTGCTGAGCGTCATGCGCCCCGCCGCAGCGATCCGGCCGACAAGGGGATTATCCTTGTGGCGCGCCAGCAGCCAGAGGATCAGCGCCGCCCAGCCGACCGTCAGCGGAATGCGGAATGGCAGCGACCAGGCCAGCGCCGCGCCATAGGTGGGAAGGGGCGCGAAACCGCTCCACCACGCCCACAGCGCCAGCGCGGTCATGGGCGGCACGCCGATCAGGAAGCAATGGCGCGCGGTCCGCCGATATTGCTCCGCGTCCCAGCCGCCGGTCAGGAAGCGGCCCTTCAGCATCGCCATGCCCAGCAACATGAAGCCCAGCGTCTCGAACCCATTGAACAACAGTCCCCAGAGCCAGTCGGTCGGGAAACCGGCCAGTTTCGTCTGGAGGATGGTGGAAAGGCCGCTGCGATAGGTAGCGATCTCGACTTGCGTGGCTGGGTCGGCGGGATCGGACAGGACGGCCATGAAGGCGGCGAAGCCTTCCCGCGTGGCGGCGCTGGCATCAACCCCGGTGGCGGCATGGCCCCAGAGATAGAGGCTGCCGATGAAGGCGGTGACCAGCAGGAACTGGAGCAGGAAGAAGAGGAAGGCGCGCTTGACCAGATCCAGCGGCTGCAAATGGACGAAGAGCAGGGCGAACAGGCTGGCGATCGCATAGACCCGCAAGATATCGCCCCACCACAGCAGGAAGAAATGCGCGCAGCCGATGACGAACAGCCATCCGGCGCGGATCATCTGCGTCCGGCGGCCGTCGTGGCCCGCCATCTCCTCCTTGTCGATCAGCAGCAGCATCGACGCGCCGAACAGCAGGGCGAACAGGCCGCGCATCTTGCCGTCGACGAAGATCAGGCTGACCGCCCAGAAGGCAATATCCCCGGCCGAAGGCGATCCCGCCACCGCCGGGTTGAAATAGGCGTTCTGCGGCAGGGCGAAGGCGGTGATGTTCATCCACACGATGCCCATCACCGCGCAGCCGCGCAGCACGTCCATGGCGGGGATGCGGGGGGAGGCGGTCATGCGGCGGCGGTTCCTTTGAGGGGCTGGTCAGAGCGCCAAGGCTCTGCCAATGCGCCTAGCCATGAATGACGCCCGCAAGCAACGGATAAGCGACGCCTTCGGCGCGGCGGCCGGGCAGTATGAGGCCCATGCCGGGCCGCAGCGGCTGGCGGCGACGCTGGTCGCCGACCTTGCCCGGCGGCAGAAGCCGGACGGCGGGGCGCGCATATTGGAAATCGGCTGCGGCACCGGCTTTCTCACCCGCGACATCCAGGCCCGCTGGCCCGGCGCGGAGTTGATCGCGACCGATATTTCTCCCCGGATGCTGGAGCAGGCTGCATCGCACGGCCGGGTTGCTGGCCGGTTCCTCACCATGGATGGCGAAGCGCCACCCTTTGACGGGCCATGGTTCGACCTGATCCTGTCCAGCCTGGCCTTCCAGTGGTTTGATGACCTGCCGGTGGCGATCGAACGGCTGGCGGGCCTGTTGCGGCCGGGCGGCAGCCTGATCTTCTCGACCATGGGGCAGGGTAGCTTCGCTACCTGGCGCGCAGCTCATGTGGCTTGCGGGTTGGAGGGCGGCGTGCCCGCCTATCCCACGCTCGATGCGCTGCGCGCGATGCTGGCGGGCCATGACGATGCGTTCGCCTTCGAAGAGACGGTAGTGCTGGAGACGACGGGTGCGCGTGCGCTGCTGGCGCATCTCAAGGGGATTGGCGCTGTGGTGCCGAACGAAGCGCATCGGCCACTGGGACCGGCCGCGCTGCGCCGGGTGATGGCGGCCTATGACGCGGCGGGCGGTCGCGACGTCTATCAATTGCTGCTGGGCCGGGTGACGCGCGCCGATCGGCCCTAGGATATTATCGCAAAGTGCGTATGCGCGAAGGATAGGCCCGGCGCGCGGCGATCCGGGCGATGGGCAGGCCGACGAGGATGCAGTGGGAGAAAAGCTGGTTGCCGATGCCCCAGGCAATCTTTCCGATCGGTTGCCCGGCATAGGCATCGGGCAGCCAGAGCGCGGGCCAGCGCGTCGGCCGGACCAGCCAATACATGATGATCCAGAGCAGCAGGCCGTAGAGCAGACCGGCAAGGATGGGATGGCGTCGAAGGCTGGGGCTACGCCGGGCCACGGCCATATAGGCGGCGGCCATGCAGGCGATGATCGCGAAATGGACAGCCAGACCGACCAAGGCCCAGAGCCAGGCGGGTTCCCCCTTGGCGCCGCCGCCGAACGGGCCACTCGCGACGAATTGCAGCACGGCGAGCGGAGACATGCCTGCCATACCGGCGAAGATGAAGGCGGACAGAATGTCGAGCGTGCCGGCGACCAACGTCGCCTGGATGATCCTCTCGCGCATAAGGTGCTCCCTTATTTGTGGGACGGATCATGACAGATTGAGAGGGGATTGTCTTGATGGGGCGAATGTCAGTCGGGTAGTCGTTCGAAACCCATGCCGATCGCCAGATCGTCCCAATGTGGGTTCAGTTCCTCGATTAGCGCAATTTCCCAGGCGCGATTCCATTTCTTGAGCCGCTTCTCACGAAGGATCGCTTCGTCCATCGTGCCATGTTGTTCGAACCACATCAGCCGGTTCACGCCATGGTCATGGGTGAAACCCGGAACTGCGCCGATCCGGTGCTGGTGGACACGCTGGATCAGGTCAGACGTGACGCCGATATAGAGCGTGCCGTTGCGCTTGCTGGCAAGGATATAAACGCAAGGCTGACGGATGCGATGCATCCGTTCTTGTTACATGCCCGTCGTTCCCGCGAAAGCGGGAACCTATCTCGCCCTCGGCAATCCAGTCGCGTAACGAGAATTGGGTCCCCGCCTGCGCGGGGACGACGGAGGAGGGTGGGTTAAAGTTCCGCGTCCATCAGGGCCGGGAAGAAGCCTTCATGGGCACTGCGCAGCGCGTCGAGCGAGACGCCAGCGACGTTGGCGCCGCCTGTCGTGCCGATCTTCACCGCGCCTGCAATCTCGACGCCCGCCGGGGCTGCGACGATGTAGCGACCCTGATCCTCTCCGAAGGCGGATGCTGTGGTCAATGCGATGTCGAGCGTCGCACCGATCTTCCCGGCCAGCGCCATTTCCGCGACCGTGACCAGAAGGCCGCCGTCCGAAATGTCATGGACCGCGTTGACCTTGCCTTCCGCGACCAGCGCGCGGACGGTGTCGCCATGGGCGCGTTCAACGGTCAGATCGACCTTGGGCGCGTCGCCGGCTTCGCGGCCCGCAATCTCGCGCAGCCAGATTGACTGGCCAAGATGGCCACCTTCTCCGCCGATCAGCCAGATCGCGTCGCCTTCCGCCTTGAACGCCACGGTCGCCATGACGTCCACATCCTTCAGCAACCCGATGCCGCCGATCGCCGGGGTCGGCAGGATCGCGCTGCCGCCGCCGGTCGCCTTGCTCTCATTGTAGAGCGAGACATTGCCCGACACGATCGGGAAGTCGAGCGCGCGGCAGGCGTCGCCCATGCCGTCCAGGCAGCCGGTAAGCTGCGCCATGATCTCGGGCCGCTGGGGGTTGGCGAAGTTCAGACAGTTGGTGACGGCCAGCGGGGTCGCGCCGACCGCGCTCAAATTGCGATAGCATTCGGCGATCGCCTGCTTGCCGCCTTCATAGGGATCGGCATAGCAATAGCGCGGCGTGCAGTCGGTGCTGATCGCAATGCCCTTTTGGCTGCCATGGACGCGCACCACGGCGGCGTCGCCGCCCGGACGCTGCACCGTGTCGGCGCCGACCATATGGTCATATTGCTCCCAGATCCAGCGGCGGCTGGCGATGTCGGGTGACCCCATCAGCTTCACCAGATCCGCGCCGATGTCGGTGCTCTCGGTGATCTCGCCCAGCGGCTGGACCCCCGACCAGCGCTTATAGTCGTCCTTCGGCATCGACGGACGGTCGTAGAGCGGCGCGTCGTCGGCGAGCGGGGCGAGGGGGATGTCGCAGACGATCTCGCCCTTATGCTCCAGCACCATGCGGCCGGTGTCGGTGACATGACCGATCACCGCGAAATCCAGCTCCCACTTGCGGAAGATGCTTTCCGCGAAATCTTCGCGACCGGGCTGCAGCACCATGAGCATCCGCTCCTGGCTTTCCGACAGCATCATTTCATAGGTGGTCATGCCGGTTTCGCGCTGTGGCACGTCGTCCATCTTCAAATGGATGCCGACCCCGCCCTTCGATGCCATCTCGACGCTGGAGGAGGTGAGGCCCGCCGCGCCCATATCCTGAATCGCGACGATCGCATCGGACGCCATCAGTTCCAGGCACGCCTCGATCAGCAGCTTTTCGGTGAACGGGTCGCCGACCTGCACGGTCGGGCGTTTGGCGTCGGCGTCGTCGCCGAAGTCAGCGCTGGCCATGGTCGCGCCATGGATGCCGTCGCGGCCGGTCTTCGACCCGACATAGACGATCGGATTGCCGATGCCGGACGCGGCGCTGTAGAAAATCTTGTCGGTGTCTGCGATGCCCACGGTCATTGCATTGACCAGGATATTGCCGTCATAGGCGGGGTGGAAATTCACCTCGCCGCCCACGGTCGGCACGCCCACGCAATTGCCATAGCCGCCGATGCCATGCACCACGCCGCTGATGAGATGCTTCATCTTCGGGTGATCGGGACGGCCAAAGCGCAGCGCGTTCATGTTCGCCACCGGGCGTGCGCCCATGGTGAAGACGTCGCGCAGGATGCCGCCCACGCCGGTTGCCGCACCCTGATAGGGTTCGATGTAGGACGGGTGGTTGTGGCTCTCCATCTTGAAGATGGCGGCCTGCCCATCGCCGATATCGACCACGCCCGCATTCTCGCCGGGGCCGCAAATGACCTGCGGACCCTTGGTCGGCAGCTTCATCAGATGGATCTTGGAGCTCTTATAGCTGCAATGTTCCGACCACATGACCGAGAAGATGCCGAGTTCGGTCAGGTTCGGCTCGCGGCCGAGGGCGCTGCGAACGCGGTCATATTCTTCCGGGCTGAGGCCATGTTCGGCGACGACTTCCGGGGTGATCTGGGTGGCGGTGCTGGACATGAGCGCGCCTTTAACGACGGTGCGGGCGAATCACAATGGTAGGTGTAGGACGGATATGCCTTTCCGCACTTCATTCGCGCCCGGCGCGGATTGCCGCGCCGCCGGCGAAGGGCGTGATGGCCACCAGTAGCAGGGATGCCGCGCCCAGGAATTTGAGCGCCGCGCCACTACCGTCGCCCAGCGTCCCCGCTCCGAAGATCAGCAACGGCACCGCCAGCGGCAGCGCGAGTAACCCCGCCAGCGCACCGCTCGACCGCAGCCCTGCGGTCAGCGTCGCCACCAGCAGCCCCAGTGCGGCCAGCGCGGGTGTTCCGATCAGCAGTCCCAGTTCCAGTTTCAGGATCGTGCCGATTTCCAGCTTCAACAGGGCGGCGGCGGGCAGGGTGGCGATCATCAGCGGGGGACCAAAGCCCAGCCAGTGGGCGATCAACCGCGCCGTCACCACCATTTCTTCACCGATGCCGCGCAGCGCGATCTGGTCCAGCACGCCCGCTTGCGTGTCCGGTGCGATGAGCCGGTCGACCGGCAGCAGGCTGGCGAGCAGCGCCGCGATCCACAGCATTCCCCCGCCGGTTCGCGCCAGCAACGCCGCGTCCGGCCCGACCGCGAAGGGATAGAGGCTGGCAACCAGCAACAGGAAAGCGATCGGCAGCCACAGACCGGCCGATCGCCATGCCTGGGTCAGGTCGCGGCGGCCGAGCAGCCAGAGCGTCCTCATGCCGCTTCCCCCTGATAATCGGCAAGCGCCACGGTCACGGGCGCCGCGATCGGCAGGGGCTGATGCGATGCCGCGACGACGATCCCGCCCGTCGCCAGATGTCGCGCCACCGCCTGACCCAACAGGTCGAGCGAGGCCGTGTCCAGCCCGTTGCCCGGCTCGTCCAGCAGCCAGACGCCCGCGCCGCTCGCGATCACGCGCGCCAGCATCGCGCGCTTGCGCTGCCCGGTCGATAGCATCCGCACCGGCACGTCGGCCAGAGGTTCGAGCGCCATCGCTGCCATCGCCGCTGGCACCGCTTCCGGCCCGGCCCGGTCCAGCTTCGCCCAGAAATCCAGTGCACGGGTCAAGGACGCCTCGCCGTCCAGCGCCAACCGTTCATCGGCCAGGGCGACGCCGCCCGATCGTTCCACGGTGCCGGAAAAGGCGGGCAGCAGTCCGGCGCAGACCCGCAGCAGGCTCGATTTGCCGATGCCATTGGGACCGGTCAGCAGCGCGCCGCCACCCGGCTCCAGCGTCAGGCCAATCCCGCGGAACAGCATCCGTCCACCACGCAGGCAGGCGACATCGGTCAGGCGCAGCGCCGCGCCGCTCATGGCGAAACCATATCCTCCAGCACATGCATGTCGATGTCGGACAGGCCGAAATGATGGCCGATCTCATGCACCACCACATGGGTGATGAGTGCGTCGAGCGGCACGCCCGTTTCGACCCATTCGTCAAGCAGCGGCCGACGGAAGAGATGGACGGTCGGCGGCGTGTCCCCGGTTTGCGCTTCATGCCCGACCGGGCGGCCGGTGTAGAGGCCGGTGAGGCCGAACGGGTCGTCTATCTCCATGTCCTTCAATATGTCCGCGTCGGCGAACTCCTCGACGAACAATATGACATTGGCCAGATATTCGCTGAAAGGCGCGGGCAGGCGACCCAGCGCTTCCAGCGCGAGCGTTTCAATCTCTTGAGTGGTGGGAGCGAAGCGGGATGGTTGACCGTTGGATGACATGGCAGGCACATAAACCCAAAGCATTGGATCGGGATAGAGTCATGATTGTCAGATTGAACGAAGAACAACGCGCGCTGGCGCTGGCTGATTTGCCCGAATGGACGCCGGTGGCTGAACCGGAGGGCATATCGCGCCGCTTCACCTTCCCCGATTTCAACGCCGCCTTCGGCTTTATGACGCGCGTCGCGATCCTGGCGGAAAAAGCCGACCATCATCCCGAATGGTCGAACGTCTATAACCGGGTCGATATCATCCTCACCACCCATGACGTCGGCGGCTTGTCGCGGCGCGACATAGACTTGGCCCATGCGATCGACGCGCTGCTGGGGTGATGGTCAGGAAACCGGCGGCGTCTCGATCCGGTCTTGATAGCCTTTGAGCGCAGAGATCACCGTTGGATCGCTCGCATAGCGGCGACGCAGCATCGCCAGCTTCGCGTCGGAACCCTGACATAATTCCGCAACATTTTCCTCGATATAGGCGCGACGCTCGGCGTCATAGGGTTCTTCGCCCCGGAAATGGTCGCAACTATCGCGCGTCACCATGAACTCGGTGACTTCGCGTGGGAAAGGCGCGGCGCTCGCCGCCACGTCGGAGGGCGGCAGGTCTAGCGGGAAATAGGGCGCGGGCTGCGCGCGCACCGTTACGATCGGGCCGGGCCTGGGTGGGGTCGCGGGCGGGGCTGGCGGAGGCAGGGGCGCGGCGTTGTCGACAAGGGCCAGCGGCGGCGCGGACATGGCATTGTCCGCCTGGACGCTGTCGTCCGACGCGCGGCAGCCGGCGACCAGCGCCAGCATCATCACTATCGGAACCAGCACCACACGCCTGCTCACCCGATTTCCTCCCGCAAGCTGGCGATCAGATCCGCGACATGCGGCAACCGCGACTCTTCCTCGTCGAGGATCGCCAGAAACGCGGCCCGCCTATAGTCGCGGAGCAGGTCGGGGGAAAGACGGCTTGCTGCGGGAACACTCGAAATCACGATGTCCAGAAGCCGCTCGACGCCATGCAGGCGCCCCCACAGATAGTCATTCTCGCGATAGACCCTGCTAAAAAAAGCTCCAAAATTATTGAATTCTATGCCTTTAAGTGTCGCCTCCGCGCCGCCGGACCGGATTGCCGTGCAATCTTCGGGGGAGATTCGGTCGACTTTTACCGGATCATATTCATCGACAGTGTCACCTTGGAGCAACGGTAATGTGGCGATGTCGGTGAAGGGAAAGCCGAGATAGGCGAGCAGCATCGTCCGCCGCCCGCCCCTGGGCAGCCCGGCGAAAGCCTCCGCCAGCATCAGGTCCACTCCGTCATCCCGCGCCTTGAGGCCGCGCGCCCGCTCCACCGCTGCCAGTGCGGCGGCGGCGTCGGTCGGCACCATTTTGGCTGCCGCAACCACCTCAGCCCCATGGAAATCGCTATCCTCGCATTCGGCATAGAGCGTCAGCGCGCCGTAAATGGCGTCGCGCATCGCCGCCACCGCCGGATCGTCGGCGTCGGCCTCTATCTCCAGCGTGTCGGCCAGCCGGCGCGCCAGATAGCGCAGGCGGCGGATGCGAAAGGCCAGATCATGGGCGCGGAAGAAGGCGACCGGGGCCGATGCGGACCCGCCCGCCTCGTTCAACTGGTCCGCGCCGACATTGCGCACCTCCGCCCAGATCGCCTGGCGATAGGCTTCGCGCATCATTGCGCTGTCCTCGCCGCTAAGGCGAAAAAGCAGGTCGCACAGGGTTTCGACGATGCCGGAGAGCTTGAGATGCCCATAGGCGGGATAGGCGTATCCAGCCGCGCTGGCCGCCCGCTGCTGCGCCTTGGCGCGCCAGGCGGACAGGCGCGCGGGTGTCGGCCGGTCGAGGAACAGCATCCTGCCGATCGCGCTTTCCACTTCCGCTTCGATGCCGGGGCGCAGGGCGGTGAAGATGTGCCGCATCTGCCTTATCCTCGCGGAATGGCGGTCGATCGCTTCCAGATTGTCGCGAATCGGCTGTTCGCGCGGAATGTCGCTGAGCGCGCCGAAGATGGTGCGGAAGAAGCCGGGCAGCGGGGCGTTCTCGCCGGTCGGGGTCTCCACCTGCTCGCCTTCCCGGTTGAGCCGAATGGAGCGATGACCCGGCTTGGGATCGATATAGACGAAGCGCCGATCCACCTCGCGCCGCGACGGCCGGTTGCGGAGCGCGCCGATCGCCTGGGCAAAGGGCGCGTTGGCCAGCACCGATCCGTCGATCAGCACGGCGTCCTCCGCCGTTCCGCGCGCGGCATGGCGGGGCAGGGCGCGGGCCAGGAAAGCATCGCGCGTCGGCCAGTTCCGATGCTTGCGTTTCAGCACGCGATCCAGTTCGCGCACGGTGAATGGCGGGAAGGCGCCGGGGAAGCTGGCGGTCGCCCGCGCGGCGAAGACCAGTTCGGCCGGATCGGCGAAGAGCCGTTCGCTTCCATCCTGGTGGCCACCGCTTTGCTTCCCGCCGCGCGCGCGGAAGCCGATCGACAGCCGATGTTCGGTCTCGATTACTTGAGGCGGGCTGTTGAGGTTGAGGCTCTGTGCATGACCCTCAAAATCGGTGACGGTCACGAACAGGTCGAGCGGATGGCCTTCGGGCAGCAGCGCTGGCCCGCGCTCGGCCGCTGCCATCGCGTCGAAGGCGTCGAGGATCATCGTGGTGAAAACCTCCCCGCCGAAGGGCGGCTCGAACCAGCGCGACCGGATGAGGCGGGACAGCTTCATCCGCACCTCCTCCCGCGTGTCGGGGGCGACGGTGCGCTCCACCGCATCGCCCGGCCGGCGCGCCGCCATCCATACCAGAGGCGTCGCCCAGAATTTCGTCATGGCGCGCGCCGGGCGGGCGTCGGGGTCCAGCAACCGGTCGACGTCGGCATTGTCCAGCCACAGGTCGGTCAGCGGCTCCAGCGACTGGCCCGTCTCGATGGCCTGGGCCAGGAAGATGCCGTTGATCCCGCCCGCACTCGCGCCGGCGATGATGTCGGGCATGACCCGCAGTCGGATGCCGTTTTGCGCCTCGATCGCCTCCAGCAATTGGCGATAGATGGCCTCACTGCCTGTGCTGGGCGGCGCATTGTCGTGGAAGGCCCGACTTGCCCGCGCCAGCCGCCATATCTCCTTGGTGATGCCGTGCATGTAGATCGCCAGGCTGATGCCGCCATAGCAGACCAGTGCCAGCCTCAGTTCCCGCTCCTTCATAAGGGATGGATCGCAGAGGCAGGGGGGAATGTCGAGGGGATGAAATGTCCCAGGCACCTCCTAGAGGGAGCTACCCAACCGAAAATTCCGCCCAGATCGGCAGATGGTCGGACGCCGTGCGCGCCGCCGCGCTTTCGTGGACGCCGCAGCGGGTCAGCTTCAGTCGTCCGCAATGCATGATCCGGTCGAGCTTTGCCACCGGCCGCCGCGCATGGAAGCTGCGGCCGCATGGCGCAAAACTGAAATGGCGGGCGAAATCGGCCAGGCAGCCGCGCCCGGCGCTCCATTCGTTGAGGTCGCCCATCAATATCGTCGGCATCGCCGCACTCTGCGTCGCGGCATGGATCACCGCCGCCGCCTGCCGCCGCCGCCACAGGCCCGACAGGTCGAGATGCATCCCGAACACGCGCACCGCGGCGCCTTTGAGCCTGATCTCCGCCATGGTCGCGCCACGCGGCTCCAGATAGGGGAGGTGGAGCACATTATGCGCCGCAATCTCCGCTTCCTTCCGCACCAGCAGGGCGTTGCCGTGCCACCCCATGGAATCGACATGGACGTTGAGCGGCACCGGCTTGTAGCAGCTCAGATTGTCGAGCAGCAGCGGCGGGATCGCGGCGGAGCGTATGCCGAAACGCCGGTCCGCTTCCTGCAAGGCAATGATGTCCGCATCCACCTCCGCCAGCACCTCCAGCACCCGTTCCGGCACCCGTCGCCGGTCGGTGCCGATGGCCTTGCGGATATTATAGCTGGCTACGCGGATAGTTGCGGGCATGTTGCCGTCAATAACGCGCAGTCATTGCGATTGTTGCCTGGACGTGGCAGCGCAAAGTTCGACGATCTTCTTGGCCAGATCCGCCTTGTCTGCCGGTGCCGTCACTTCGGCGAGATAATCCTTGCCCGTTTGCAGGCAGGATGCGCGTCCCAAACCGGTGGTCAGATTCTGCGCGGCGACGCCGGTGGAAAACAGTTTCCCGATCCCCAATCCCAGTTTCGGCTTGTTGTCGTTCTGCGCCAGCGCGACCCCGGTGTTGAAGCTGCCGAACACCGACAGGGCATCGCGTTTGTCATCGCTCTTGGCAAGTCGACCGAACTTGGTGGCGATCTCATAATAATCCTTCGCCTTGGCGCTCACATTTCCTTCCAGGGTCTTGGTCAGTCCGGAAAGACGGTTGACCTCTGCCTGCCTGGTCTGGAAATCGTTTGTCAGGGTAGCGGTTGTCCGCCCGCCCAACTCCGTGGTGATGCCGGCCAATCTGACCTGGTCGTCCGCTGTCGCGGCTGCGGCCAACCCGTTGATCCGGTCGCGTTCCCTGGCCTTGTCCAGTATCTTCTGGGTATCTTCCTGCGCCTGCTGCGCATTGGCCTGGGCCAGGATATGTTCCTGCATGGCGCGTTCGGCGCCCTGCTTGTCCTTGTAGGCGCGATCGACCGGATCGTTGCTGGTCTCGTCTTTGTTGTCGACCTTGTTGGTCCCGAAGATGAGGGCCAGGTCCGTTCTGCACGGCTGATTGCGGGCGCAGGGCCGGGCGACCGCCACCGGGACATAGGCGGCATCCAGCGACTTCATGCCGAAGGAAAATTCGGTGCCGGGCGTGTCGGCCGTGGCGGCGGCCAGTTGCAGGCCCACCTGCAATTTCGATGAATAGACCAAAGGCGCCTGCGGCAATTGGGCGCAGCCGCCCAGAGCCAGCGCCAACACCGAAGCGTACAGATGTTTTTGAACGATGCTCACTGCTTTTCTCCCCCCAGACATAAGTCAGTTCCGTTGAAGCCGCCCGCCTCCAGCGCCTGCACCAGCCGTTCCACATCGGCCGCTTTCGGCTGGAACAGGATGATCGTGCAGCGCTGAGAATCCTGCACATAGGCGGCGGTTTCGGCGGCATAGCCCAGCGTCGTCCCCTGGCTTTGCGCCACGACCCCCAGGCCTGCCGATCGGACCAGCAGCATGGATTGCGCATTTGCTGGTTTCACGCGCACGATTCCCGGCACGATTCGCGTTTGCGGGTCCGCGCCTTCTATGCGAACGATCGTGCAGCCGCTGGACAGGCAACATGCCGCCAGCAGCAGATTGGTGCGCCACCCCATCGTCTTCCCCACCCAGGCGAATCAGAACCTATCGCAATTGCACGCCGATGCGTAATCGTAATCCTATCGGAACTGGAGAAGATCGCCGCTATTGTGTTCCGTATATGTTCTGATATGCCTCAACCATGGCCAAGGCAAAGCGTAAATTCGTCTGTCAGCAATGCGGCACCGTCT
This genomic stretch from Sphingobium sp. BYY-5 harbors:
- a CDS encoding DUF418 domain-containing protein, which codes for MTASPRIPAMDVLRGCAVMGIVWMNITAFALPQNAYFNPAVAGSPSAGDIAFWAVSLIFVDGKMRGLFALLFGASMLLLIDKEEMAGHDGRRTQMIRAGWLFVIGCAHFFLLWWGDILRVYAIASLFALLFVHLQPLDLVKRAFLFFLLQFLLVTAFIGSLYLWGHAATGVDASAATREGFAAFMAVLSDPADPATQVEIATYRSGLSTILQTKLAGFPTDWLWGLLFNGFETLGFMLLGMAMLKGRFLTGGWDAEQYRRTARHCFLIGVPPMTALALWAWWSGFAPLPTYGAALAWSLPFRIPLTVGWAALILWLLARHKDNPLVGRIAAAGRMTLSNYLGTSLVMTAIFYGWGLGFFAHVRPAVLPLFVIGAWAAMLLWSQPYATRFAMGPAEWLWRSLSQGKVQKIRRSG
- a CDS encoding methyltransferase domain-containing protein, which gives rise to MNDARKQRISDAFGAAAGQYEAHAGPQRLAATLVADLARRQKPDGGARILEIGCGTGFLTRDIQARWPGAELIATDISPRMLEQAASHGRVAGRFLTMDGEAPPFDGPWFDLILSSLAFQWFDDLPVAIERLAGLLRPGGSLIFSTMGQGSFATWRAAHVACGLEGGVPAYPTLDALRAMLAGHDDAFAFEETVVLETTGARALLAHLKGIGAVVPNEAHRPLGPAALRRVMAAYDAAGGRDVYQLLLGRVTRADRP
- a CDS encoding GIY-YIG nuclease family protein translates to MHRIRQPCVYILASKRNGTLYIGVTSDLIQRVHQHRIGAVPGFTHDHGVNRLMWFEQHGTMDEAILREKRLKKWNRAWEIALIEELNPHWDDLAIGMGFERLPD
- the purL gene encoding phosphoribosylformylglycinamidine synthase subunit PurL encodes the protein MSSTATQITPEVVAEHGLSPEEYDRVRSALGREPNLTELGIFSVMWSEHCSYKSSKIHLMKLPTKGPQVICGPGENAGVVDIGDGQAAIFKMESHNHPSYIEPYQGAATGVGGILRDVFTMGARPVANMNALRFGRPDHPKMKHLISGVVHGIGGYGNCVGVPTVGGEVNFHPAYDGNILVNAMTVGIADTDKIFYSAASGIGNPIVYVGSKTGRDGIHGATMASADFGDDADAKRPTVQVGDPFTEKLLIEACLELMASDAIVAIQDMGAAGLTSSSVEMASKGGVGIHLKMDDVPQRETGMTTYEMMLSESQERMLMVLQPGREDFAESIFRKWELDFAVIGHVTDTGRMVLEHKGEIVCDIPLAPLADDAPLYDRPSMPKDDYKRWSGVQPLGEITESTDIGADLVKLMGSPDIASRRWIWEQYDHMVGADTVQRPGGDAAVVRVHGSQKGIAISTDCTPRYCYADPYEGGKQAIAECYRNLSAVGATPLAVTNCLNFANPQRPEIMAQLTGCLDGMGDACRALDFPIVSGNVSLYNESKATGGGSAILPTPAIGGIGLLKDVDVMATVAFKAEGDAIWLIGGEGGHLGQSIWLREIAGREAGDAPKVDLTVERAHGDTVRALVAEGKVNAVHDISDGGLLVTVAEMALAGKIGATLDIALTTASAFGEDQGRYIVAAPAGVEIAGAVKIGTTGGANVAGVSLDALRSAHEGFFPALMDAEL
- a CDS encoding heme exporter protein CcmB — translated: MRTLWLLGRRDLTQAWRSAGLWLPIAFLLLVASLYPFAVGPDAALLARTGGGMLWIAALLASLLPVDRLIAPDTQAGVLDQIALRGIGEEMVVTARLIAHWLGFGPPLMIATLPAAALLKLEIGTILKLELGLLIGTPALAALGLLVATLTAGLRSSGALAGLLALPLAVPLLIFGAGTLGDGSGAALKFLGAASLLLVAITPFAGGAAIRAGRE
- the ccmA gene encoding heme ABC exporter ATP-binding protein CcmA; translated protein: MSGAALRLTDVACLRGGRMLFRGIGLTLEPGGGALLTGPNGIGKSSLLRVCAGLLPAFSGTVERSGGVALADERLALDGEASLTRALDFWAKLDRAGPEAVPAAMAAMALEPLADVPVRMLSTGQRKRAMLARVIASGAGVWLLDEPGNGLDTASLDLLGQAVARHLATGGIVVAASHQPLPIAAPVTVALADYQGEAA
- a CDS encoding metallopeptidase family protein, whose product is MSSNGQPSRFAPTTQEIETLALEALGRLPAPFSEYLANVILFVEEFADADILKDMEIDDPFGLTGLYTGRPVGHEAQTGDTPPTVHLFRRPLLDEWVETGVPLDALITHVVVHEIGHHFGLSDIDMHVLEDMVSP
- a CDS encoding 4a-hydroxytetrahydrobiopterin dehydratase; translation: MIVRLNEEQRALALADLPEWTPVAEPEGISRRFTFPDFNAAFGFMTRVAILAEKADHHPEWSNVYNRVDIILTTHDVGGLSRRDIDLAHAIDALLG
- a CDS encoding patatin-like protein, with translation MKERELRLALVCYGGISLAIYMHGITKEIWRLARASRAFHDNAPPSTGSEAIYRQLLEAIEAQNGIRLRVMPDIIAGASAGGINGIFLAQAIETGQSLEPLTDLWLDNADVDRLLDPDARPARAMTKFWATPLVWMAARRPGDAVERTVAPDTREEVRMKLSRLIRSRWFEPPFGGEVFTTMILDAFDAMAAAERGPALLPEGHPLDLFVTVTDFEGHAQSLNLNSPPQVIETEHRLSIGFRARGGKQSGGHQDGSERLFADPAELVFAARATASFPGAFPPFTVRELDRVLKRKHRNWPTRDAFLARALPRHAARGTAEDAVLIDGSVLANAPFAQAIGALRNRPSRREVDRRFVYIDPKPGHRSIRLNREGEQVETPTGENAPLPGFFRTIFGALSDIPREQPIRDNLEAIDRHSARIRQMRHIFTALRPGIEAEVESAIGRMLFLDRPTPARLSAWRAKAQQRAASAAGYAYPAYGHLKLSGIVETLCDLLFRLSGEDSAMMREAYRQAIWAEVRNVGADQLNEAGGSASAPVAFFRAHDLAFRIRRLRYLARRLADTLEIEADADDPAVAAMRDAIYGALTLYAECEDSDFHGAEVVAAAKMVPTDAAAALAAVERARGLKARDDGVDLMLAEAFAGLPRGGRRTMLLAYLGFPFTDIATLPLLQGDTVDEYDPVKVDRISPEDCTAIRSGGAEATLKGIEFNNFGAFFSRVYRENDYLWGRLHGVERLLDIVISSVPAASRLSPDLLRDYRRAAFLAILDEEESRLPHVADLIASLREEIG